A window from Halomicrobium urmianum encodes these proteins:
- the larC gene encoding nickel pincer cofactor biosynthesis protein LarC has product MRTLALDGSMGASGDMLLAALLAVGADRNALAPVEAALPVRYEVGETTKNGIAATTVDVLLADEGSEPGDGDESDGHDHDHDHEGDGHGHDHDGHHHEGDGNDHDHEDSGHGHDHSDHDHADDDSGHVHAEGHGPHRSYEEVREIVAGMDLSDGVESDALAVFEILGEAEAAVHGTDLAETHFHEVGADDAIADVVGACLLLDDLDVERVVTTPLAAGEGAAEMSHGTYPVPAPAVVEIAERADWSLRGGPVESELLTPTGAAILAHVADGVDALPELDVAASGYGAGGYDFPERPNVLRAMVGDGSGGLVRDEITVLETNLDDASPELLGDLQRSLADAGARDVSILPATMKKSRPGHLVKVICKPADVERVARRLAEETGTLGVREHGAGHRWIAQRELVTVTVAADGEPHDVAVKVASDADGDVYDVSAEYDDAAAVAAATDLPVREVMRRAEATARDRE; this is encoded by the coding sequence ATGCGAACGCTCGCTCTCGACGGCAGTATGGGCGCCAGCGGTGACATGCTACTGGCCGCCCTGCTCGCCGTCGGCGCCGACCGGAACGCGCTGGCCCCCGTCGAAGCGGCTCTGCCCGTCCGCTACGAGGTCGGCGAGACGACGAAGAACGGGATCGCCGCGACGACGGTGGACGTGCTGCTGGCAGACGAGGGGTCAGAACCGGGCGACGGAGACGAGTCGGACGGTCACGATCACGACCACGATCACGAGGGCGACGGCCACGGTCACGATCACGACGGCCATCACCACGAGGGCGACGGCAACGACCATGATCACGAGGACAGTGGCCACGGTCACGACCACTCTGACCACGACCACGCTGACGACGACTCCGGCCACGTGCACGCGGAGGGCCACGGCCCGCACAGGAGCTACGAGGAGGTCAGAGAGATCGTGGCCGGGATGGACCTCTCGGACGGCGTCGAGTCGGACGCGCTGGCGGTCTTCGAGATCCTCGGCGAGGCCGAGGCCGCGGTCCACGGCACCGACCTCGCGGAGACGCACTTCCACGAGGTGGGGGCCGACGACGCCATCGCCGACGTTGTCGGGGCCTGCCTCCTGCTGGACGACCTCGACGTCGAACGCGTCGTGACCACGCCGCTGGCCGCTGGCGAGGGCGCCGCCGAAATGAGCCACGGGACCTACCCCGTGCCGGCGCCGGCGGTCGTCGAGATCGCGGAGCGCGCCGACTGGTCGCTCCGGGGTGGCCCCGTCGAGTCGGAGCTGCTGACGCCGACCGGCGCGGCCATCCTCGCCCACGTCGCCGACGGCGTCGACGCGCTGCCCGAACTGGACGTCGCGGCCTCGGGCTACGGTGCCGGCGGCTACGACTTCCCCGAGCGTCCGAACGTACTGCGAGCGATGGTCGGGGACGGCAGCGGTGGGCTCGTCCGCGACGAGATCACCGTGCTGGAGACGAACCTCGACGACGCGTCGCCGGAGCTGCTGGGCGACCTCCAGCGCTCGCTGGCGGACGCGGGCGCACGGGACGTCTCGATCCTGCCGGCGACGATGAAGAAGTCCCGGCCCGGCCACCTCGTGAAGGTCATCTGCAAGCCCGCCGACGTCGAGCGAGTCGCCCGCCGGCTGGCCGAGGAGACGGGGACGCTCGGCGTCCGCGAGCACGGCGCCGGTCACCGCTGGATCGCGCAGCGAGAACTCGTGACCGTGACCGTCGCCGCCGACGGCGAGCCCCACGACGTGGCCGTGAAGGTGGCCAGCGACGCGGACGGCGACGTCTACGACGTCAGCGCCGAGTACGACGACGCGGCGGCAGTTGCAGCGGCGACCGACCTCCCCGTCCGCGAGGTGATGCGCCGCGCGGAGGCGACCGCCCGCGACCGGGAGTGA
- a CDS encoding CDC48 family AAA ATPase, whose product MNEVQLEVAKAYPNDSGRGIARLDPDTLLHLKLSPGDIIEIEGSDTTAAKVWRADRQDWNTDTVRIDGFTRQNADVGIGERVEIRKAEAEKADKLVLAPPEEASVQFGSDAAGMVKRQILKRPVVERDIVPVMSSTNHPFMRSPGQAIPLIAVETEPDGVCLITEDTEVELREEPISGFEKTGGGITYEDIGGLQNEIQRVREMVELPMKHPQIFKKLGIEPPQGVLLHGPPGTGKTLLAKAVANETSASFFSIAGPEIISKYYGESEQQLREIFEDASEEAPSIIFIDELDSIAPKREDVTGEVERRVVAQLLTMMDGLESRGQVIVIAATNRVDSVDPALRRPGRFDREIEIGVPDETGREEILQIHTRGMPLSDDVALPDLAEDTHGFVGADIESLTKEAAMKALRRYLPEIDLDEEDIPPSLIDRMIIKREDFRGALNEVSPSAMREVLVELPKISWDDVGGLQDAQSQIQESIEWPMNQPEKFERMGIKPPSGVLLYGPPGTGKTLMAKAVANETDANFISVRGPQLLSKWVGESEKAIRQTFRKAKQVAPTVIFFDELDSLAPGRGGDVGSNVSERVVNQLLTELDGLESMEDVMVIGATNRPDIIDPALIRSGRFDRMVMVGEPDVEGREQILKIHTGDTPLSPDVSLRELAEMTGGYVGSDLESIAREAAIEALREDDDAEEVGMKHFRQALDSVRPTIDEDIRDYYEQMAEEFKGGGPEPSKQAGGGRIGFQ is encoded by the coding sequence ATGAACGAGGTTCAACTCGAGGTGGCGAAGGCCTACCCCAACGACTCGGGGCGCGGCATCGCCCGTCTCGACCCGGACACGCTGTTGCATCTCAAGCTCTCGCCCGGCGACATCATCGAGATCGAGGGGAGCGACACGACCGCGGCCAAGGTGTGGCGCGCCGACCGCCAGGACTGGAACACCGACACCGTCCGCATCGACGGGTTCACCCGGCAGAACGCCGACGTGGGCATCGGCGAGCGCGTCGAGATCCGCAAGGCCGAGGCCGAGAAGGCCGACAAGCTCGTGCTGGCCCCGCCCGAGGAGGCGTCGGTCCAGTTCGGCTCCGACGCGGCCGGCATGGTCAAGCGCCAGATCCTCAAGCGCCCGGTCGTCGAGCGCGACATCGTGCCCGTGATGTCGAGCACCAACCACCCCTTCATGCGCTCGCCCGGCCAGGCGATCCCGCTGATCGCCGTCGAGACCGAGCCCGACGGGGTCTGCCTGATCACCGAAGACACCGAGGTGGAGCTCCGCGAGGAGCCGATCTCCGGCTTCGAGAAGACCGGCGGCGGCATCACCTACGAGGACATCGGCGGCCTCCAGAACGAGATCCAGCGGGTGCGCGAGATGGTCGAGCTGCCGATGAAGCACCCCCAGATCTTCAAGAAGCTCGGCATCGAGCCGCCCCAGGGGGTGCTCCTGCACGGGCCGCCCGGCACCGGCAAGACCCTGCTCGCGAAGGCCGTCGCCAACGAGACCTCTGCTAGCTTCTTCTCGATCGCGGGCCCGGAGATCATCTCGAAGTACTACGGTGAGTCCGAACAGCAGCTCCGGGAGATCTTCGAGGACGCCAGCGAGGAGGCGCCCTCGATCATCTTCATCGACGAACTCGACTCCATCGCACCGAAGCGGGAGGACGTCACGGGCGAGGTCGAGCGCCGCGTCGTCGCGCAGTTGCTGACGATGATGGACGGCCTCGAATCGCGGGGCCAGGTCATCGTCATCGCCGCGACCAACCGCGTCGACTCCGTCGACCCCGCGCTGCGCCGCCCCGGCCGCTTCGACCGCGAGATCGAGATCGGCGTCCCGGACGAGACCGGCCGCGAGGAAATCCTGCAGATCCACACCCGCGGCATGCCCCTCTCGGACGACGTCGCGCTCCCCGACCTCGCCGAGGACACCCACGGCTTCGTCGGCGCCGACATCGAGAGCCTCACCAAGGAGGCCGCGATGAAGGCCCTGCGGCGCTACCTCCCGGAGATCGACCTCGACGAGGAGGACATCCCGCCGAGCCTCATCGACCGGATGATCATCAAGCGCGAGGACTTCCGCGGCGCCCTCAACGAGGTGAGTCCGAGCGCCATGCGGGAGGTGCTGGTCGAGCTCCCGAAGATATCGTGGGACGACGTCGGCGGCCTCCAGGACGCCCAGAGCCAGATTCAGGAGTCCATCGAGTGGCCGATGAACCAGCCCGAGAAGTTCGAGCGCATGGGCATCAAACCTCCGTCGGGCGTCCTCCTGTACGGCCCGCCGGGCACGGGCAAGACGCTGATGGCCAAGGCCGTCGCCAACGAGACCGACGCCAACTTCATCTCGGTGCGCGGGCCCCAGCTCCTCTCGAAGTGGGTCGGCGAGTCCGAGAAAGCCATCCGCCAGACGTTCCGCAAGGCGAAGCAGGTCGCCCCCACGGTGATCTTCTTCGACGAGCTGGACTCGCTGGCGCCCGGCCGCGGCGGCGACGTCGGTAGCAACGTCTCCGAGCGCGTGGTCAACCAGCTGCTGACCGAACTCGACGGCCTCGAATCGATGGAGGACGTCATGGTCATCGGTGCGACCAACCGCCCGGACATCATCGACCCCGCGCTGATCCGTTCGGGCCGGTTCGACCGGATGGTCATGGTCGGCGAGCCCGACGTCGAGGGCCGCGAGCAGATCCTCAAGATCCACACCGGCGACACGCCGCTGTCGCCCGACGTCAGCCTCCGGGAACTCGCGGAGATGACCGGCGGCTACGTCGGCTCCGACCTCGAATCGATCGCCCGCGAGGCCGCCATCGAGGCGCTCCGCGAGGACGACGACGCCGAGGAAGTCGGCATGAAGCACTTCCGGCAGGCGCTGGACAGCGTCCGCCCGACCATCGACGAGGACATCCGCGACTACTACGAGCAGATGGCAGAGGAGTTCAAGGGCGGCGGCCCCGAACCCTCCAAGCAGGCCGGCGGCGGCCGCATCGGTTTCCAATAG
- a CDS encoding lycopene cyclase domain-containing protein, with amino-acid sequence MVPDITVLGPYTYLATEVVWGAVALALLVRADALRNAARTIVALYPVAYVWDWYTLEVGVFAIPMRTGVEFLGIPIEEHIFMVVVPALVIGFHEMLRADDGVEGDGDVA; translated from the coding sequence GTGGTCCCCGACATCACCGTCCTCGGCCCGTACACGTACCTCGCCACGGAGGTCGTCTGGGGCGCGGTGGCGCTGGCCCTGCTGGTCCGGGCCGACGCCCTCCGGAACGCCGCCCGGACGATCGTCGCTCTCTATCCGGTCGCGTACGTCTGGGACTGGTACACCCTCGAGGTCGGCGTGTTCGCCATCCCGATGCGGACCGGCGTCGAGTTTCTCGGCATCCCGATCGAGGAGCACATCTTCATGGTCGTGGTCCCGGCGCTCGTGATCGGGTTCCACGAGATGCTTCGGGCGGACGACGGGGTCGAGGGCGACGGCGACGTGGCGTGA
- the phoU gene encoding phosphate signaling complex protein PhoU, translated as MPRESYQEGLDQLREDVLYMSEVVLERLRLGLDALEQKDPETAQEVIEGDHEINQLYLDLEQDCIDLLALQQPVASDLRFIAASFKIITDLERIADLATNLAEYSEGAERDVFPEVDIQGVADVVTEMIETAMDAYADEDADLCYAIAQRDDEVDVLCEEASEAVVRELIEHEVEDEASESEVEQLMNDVSRLLLTIRDLERVGDHAVNIAARTLYMVENDDDLIY; from the coding sequence ATGCCACGAGAATCGTACCAGGAAGGCCTGGACCAGCTCCGGGAAGACGTCCTCTACATGTCGGAGGTCGTTCTGGAGCGGCTCCGGCTGGGACTCGACGCGCTCGAACAGAAAGATCCCGAGACCGCCCAGGAGGTCATCGAGGGCGACCACGAGATCAACCAGCTGTACCTCGACCTGGAGCAGGACTGCATCGACCTGCTGGCGCTCCAGCAGCCCGTCGCCTCGGACCTGCGGTTCATCGCCGCCTCGTTCAAGATCATCACGGACCTCGAGCGGATCGCGGACCTGGCGACGAACCTCGCGGAGTACTCGGAGGGCGCCGAGCGCGACGTGTTCCCCGAGGTCGACATCCAGGGCGTCGCGGACGTCGTCACGGAGATGATCGAGACGGCGATGGACGCCTACGCCGACGAGGACGCCGACCTCTGTTACGCCATCGCCCAGCGCGACGACGAGGTCGACGTCCTCTGCGAGGAGGCCAGCGAGGCCGTCGTCCGCGAACTGATCGAGCACGAGGTCGAGGACGAGGCCAGCGAGTCGGAAGTCGAGCAGTTGATGAACGACGTCTCCCGGCTCCTGCTGACGATCCGGGACCTCGAGCGGGTCGGCGACCACGCCGTCAACATCGCGGCCCGGACGCTGTACATGGTCGAGAACGACGACGACCTGATCTACTGA
- a CDS encoding CBS domain-containing protein has translation MDIADIATTDFVELDADVRLGKVRSVFERENPKGIVITEDGEYAGVVTEKQLVQSHVADDAKAGAMMRSAPQVERHDDVREVARVLVEGGVKVAPVFEGDSLWGIVSGDAILRAVLENLDAITIADIYTEDVVTITEDTDLGQAINLLREHGISRLPVLDDEGDLSGMVTTHDIVDVAVRDMQRNTTGDRAGEQDRILDLPIYDVMNSPVQTTSLDESVRNAVERMFENDFAGLVVTPESDDTRVAGIVTKTDVLRALTFTQEEAMDVQITNISLLDTISRQDIRERIAGVAEKYQDMQVRHAHVRFHEHREKLRGTPLIQCQIRMRTTKGQAAGTGEGYGAESAFGVALDKLQRNVLEIKGVQADEEYRGQLLRKLGEL, from the coding sequence ATGGATATAGCCGACATCGCCACCACCGATTTCGTCGAACTCGATGCCGACGTCCGCCTGGGAAAGGTCCGATCCGTCTTCGAGCGCGAGAACCCGAAGGGGATCGTCATCACCGAAGACGGCGAGTACGCGGGCGTCGTCACGGAGAAGCAGCTGGTCCAGTCACACGTCGCTGACGACGCGAAGGCGGGGGCGATGATGCGGTCGGCGCCGCAGGTCGAGCGCCACGACGACGTCCGCGAGGTCGCCCGCGTCCTCGTCGAGGGCGGCGTGAAGGTCGCCCCCGTCTTCGAGGGCGACTCCCTGTGGGGGATCGTCAGCGGCGACGCCATCCTCCGCGCCGTCCTCGAGAACCTCGACGCCATCACGATCGCCGACATCTACACCGAAGACGTCGTCACGATCACCGAGGACACCGATCTGGGACAGGCGATCAACCTGCTGCGCGAGCACGGCATCTCCCGACTGCCCGTCCTCGACGACGAGGGCGACCTGAGCGGCATGGTCACCACCCACGACATCGTCGACGTGGCCGTCAGGGACATGCAGCGCAACACGACCGGCGACCGCGCCGGCGAGCAGGACCGGATTCTGGACCTCCCCATCTACGACGTGATGAACAGCCCCGTCCAGACCACGTCCCTCGACGAGTCGGTGCGCAACGCCGTCGAGCGCATGTTCGAGAACGACTTCGCCGGGCTGGTGGTGACCCCCGAGAGCGACGACACGCGAGTGGCCGGCATCGTGACCAAGACGGACGTCCTCCGCGCGCTCACCTTTACGCAGGAGGAGGCCATGGACGTTCAAATCACCAACATCAGCCTGCTGGACACCATCTCCCGCCAGGACATCCGCGAGCGCATCGCCGGCGTCGCCGAGAAGTACCAGGACATGCAGGTCCGGCACGCCCACGTCCGCTTCCACGAGCACCGGGAGAAGCTCCGCGGCACCCCGCTGATCCAGTGCCAGATCCGGATGCGAACGACCAAGGGTCAGGCCGCTGGCACCGGCGAGGGCTACGGCGCCGAGTCCGCCTTCGGCGTCGCGCTCGACAAGCTCCAGCGCAACGTCCTCGAGATCAAGGGCGTCCAGGCCGACGAGGAGTACAGGGGACAGCTCCTCCGGAAGCTCGGCGAGCTCTAG
- the radB gene encoding DNA repair and recombination protein RadB, which translates to MSDFVSTGCDPLDDLLGGGLERGAATQVYGPPAAGKTTVALSAAVETAARGESALYVDTEGLSADRMEQIAEARVAGTDETVEDVAGRIIVSEALDFEQQREAVQDAADLASQVDLIVLDSATGFYRLERDGGDEGEALRAVARQITHLLSLARKHDLAVCFTNQVYSDPESDGTRALGGHTLNHWSGAVVRIDRFRGGNRRATLEKHRSKAAGETVQLRITESGLEGGEEP; encoded by the coding sequence GTGAGCGACTTCGTCTCGACCGGCTGTGACCCCCTCGATGACCTGCTGGGCGGGGGACTCGAACGCGGCGCGGCCACCCAGGTGTACGGCCCGCCGGCCGCGGGCAAGACCACGGTCGCGCTGAGCGCCGCCGTCGAGACCGCCGCGCGCGGCGAGTCCGCGCTGTACGTCGACACCGAGGGCCTGTCGGCGGACCGGATGGAACAGATCGCCGAGGCCCGCGTCGCCGGGACCGACGAGACGGTCGAGGACGTCGCCGGCCGGATTATCGTCTCCGAGGCGCTGGACTTCGAGCAGCAGCGCGAGGCCGTCCAGGACGCGGCCGACCTGGCCTCGCAGGTGGACCTGATCGTCCTCGACAGCGCGACCGGCTTCTACCGGCTGGAGCGGGACGGCGGCGACGAGGGCGAGGCGCTGCGGGCCGTCGCCCGGCAGATCACGCACCTGCTGTCGCTGGCGCGCAAGCACGACCTCGCCGTCTGCTTCACCAACCAGGTGTACAGCGACCCCGAGAGCGACGGCACGCGTGCGCTGGGCGGACACACGCTGAACCACTGGTCGGGCGCCGTCGTCCGCATCGATCGGTTCCGCGGCGGCAACCGCCGGGCGACGCTGGAGAAGCACCGGTCGAAGGCCGCCGGCGAGACGGTCCAGCTACGGATCACCGAGAGCGGACTCGAGGGCGGCGAGGAGCCGTGA
- a CDS encoding HTH domain-containing protein yields MSETPTPHIELYVRSLLPDGAHERQEAVVERLERLEREDAVADFSVIVWGKQIARDSAAAHTEEGRYILNRVAEFKQWALSNNVSLKSFYQTKDVESEVTGESYTTMVLPVMGLAEYQDGELQHVAPCSDGDVVHTIMDRLERLEAGEPSAIEEESRGATVV; encoded by the coding sequence ATGTCCGAAACCCCCACCCCTCACATCGAGCTCTACGTTCGATCTCTGCTCCCCGACGGCGCCCACGAGCGCCAGGAGGCCGTCGTCGAACGCCTGGAGCGCCTCGAGCGCGAGGACGCCGTCGCCGACTTCTCGGTGATCGTCTGGGGCAAGCAGATCGCCCGTGACTCCGCGGCCGCCCACACCGAGGAAGGCAGGTACATCCTCAACCGCGTCGCGGAGTTCAAGCAGTGGGCGCTTTCGAACAACGTCTCGCTGAAGTCGTTCTACCAGACCAAGGACGTCGAGTCCGAGGTGACGGGCGAGAGCTACACGACGATGGTCCTGCCGGTCATGGGCCTGGCCGAGTATCAGGACGGTGAACTCCAGCACGTCGCGCCCTGCTCGGACGGCGACGTCGTCCACACGATCATGGACCGCCTGGAGCGACTCGAAGCCGGCGAGCCCTCCGCCATCGAGGAGGAGTCCCGGGGCGCCACGGTCGTCTAG
- a CDS encoding HAD family hydrolase, whose translation MRTDYEAVVFDNDGVLIEPTEQELLVDAVCDTFREFRVEPDREFARRTVEESLVPEEDVRERYGIDPEAFWRRREANAATVQRGAIRTGEKGLYDDVDAIADLEGPLGLVSNNQHATIEFILDHHDLAEHFDVLYGRECSIAGARKKKPECHYIERALADLGVSDALYVGDSPKDVVAAHRAGIDAAFLRREHRTGVDLPEEPDHEYEGLRELVDDLIDALA comes from the coding sequence ATGAGGACCGACTACGAGGCGGTCGTCTTCGACAACGACGGCGTCCTGATCGAGCCGACCGAGCAGGAACTGCTGGTCGACGCCGTCTGCGACACGTTCCGGGAGTTCCGGGTCGAGCCCGACCGCGAGTTCGCCCGCCGGACCGTCGAGGAGAGCCTCGTCCCCGAGGAGGACGTCCGCGAGCGCTACGGAATCGACCCGGAGGCGTTCTGGCGGCGCCGCGAGGCCAACGCCGCGACCGTCCAGCGCGGGGCGATCCGCACGGGCGAGAAGGGCCTCTACGACGACGTCGACGCCATCGCCGACCTGGAGGGGCCGCTCGGGCTGGTCAGCAACAACCAGCACGCTACGATCGAGTTCATCCTCGACCACCACGACCTCGCCGAGCACTTCGACGTGCTCTACGGCCGGGAGTGCTCGATCGCGGGCGCCCGCAAGAAGAAGCCCGAGTGCCACTACATCGAGCGCGCGCTGGCCGACCTGGGCGTCTCCGACGCCCTCTACGTCGGCGACAGCCCGAAGGACGTCGTGGCCGCCCACCGCGCGGGGATCGACGCGGCCTTCCTCCGGCGCGAGCACCGCACCGGCGTCGACCTGCCGGAGGAGCCCGACCACGAGTACGAGGGACTGCGGGAGCTCGTCGACGACCTGATCGACGCACTCGCCTGA
- a CDS encoding universal stress protein, whose translation MVFLVPYDGTPQTTAALERAVSYGAALDHDVVATTLVPTGESYAERRQWIDPSEDFAVETAADDLQRKIEEATADAELRFEDSGAHAPDGGLSEAVRRVAREVDADVVFLGGAGDGRVVVPVDGEGADFDVHVVRGR comes from the coding sequence ATGGTATTCCTCGTCCCGTACGACGGAACGCCGCAGACGACCGCCGCTCTGGAACGCGCCGTGTCGTACGGTGCGGCGCTGGACCACGACGTCGTGGCGACGACGCTGGTACCGACTGGCGAGAGCTACGCCGAGCGCCGCCAGTGGATCGATCCGTCGGAGGACTTCGCGGTCGAGACGGCCGCCGACGACCTTCAGCGGAAGATCGAGGAGGCCACCGCCGACGCCGAGCTCCGGTTCGAGGACTCCGGCGCCCACGCGCCGGACGGCGGTCTCTCGGAGGCGGTCCGCCGCGTCGCCCGCGAGGTCGACGCCGACGTGGTGTTCCTCGGCGGCGCCGGCGACGGCCGCGTGGTCGTCCCCGTCGACGGCGAGGGCGCTGACTTCGACGTCCACGTCGTCCGCGGGCGCTAG